The Rhipicephalus microplus isolate Deutch F79 chromosome 4, USDA_Rmic, whole genome shotgun sequence sequence GAATACTGAGCTGCCAGGCAGAGAGTCCGAGTTTGAATTCAATCATATCCACGGTGTCTGCTTATTtattcgctttcttttttttctttcttttttcgttcgatagtggttacagacatcGGCGGCGGACAGATACGGTGCAGATTTGGCTCTTGTTGAGATGTCACAAAAGTTTTCACTATAAACAATAATGTGGCTTACTCCAGACGATAGTAAGCAACATGCATTAGGTCGCGTCGTCTCAAAGTGCGTCAACATATTTTCTTTTCCAGCCGAGACACCTTGTATACAATATAAGCTGTACAATGCATGCGTACAGTCTATGGGCATAGTCCAGTTCATAACAGTGTAGCATCACAAATAGAGTATGTGCAGATCATTTGTATGCACGTATATCTAGAATATGAGATATGCTTATATTAGAGACTCGGTGTTATGAAAGAGAGCATTAAGAACTATAGAAAACTAAATTTGTGTCCATTAAAAACCATGAAGAGCGCCCAATGCGCATATTTGATTATCATGATGTGGCCACGGTCCAAacccccggctgcggcggctgcatttaggcagaaatgttgtagacctgtgtgctcagatttgggtgcacgctaacgAACCATAGGTTGTCGAAATTTtaggagctctccactacggcgtctcttataatcatatggtggttttgggacgttaaaccctacatatcaatcaatcgatggtCTAAACACTTCGTCAATCGTAAGTGGTCGTCTGTCGAGGTGGTTCAATCGATTATTCAGGAGAGTGCCTTGCTTATTGCATTGCGGACTTTCTATAACGATATGCTCCACTGGCGTATCGCAGTGCGTCAGGGGAGCAGTACGGAGACGTTCTTCTTTTGATGCGGCACAATTAGTGATGTGTGTATACAATTCCTAATCGTATACGGTGCACGAGTCAGTCAAATGACCGATAGGTTTTTTGATTGGGTGTACGTCGGAGAAAGAGATCTGTTTCATATAAGAATTGTAGGGTCTGAAGGTGGGGAACGCCACCACGCTCTTGGACtaaacggacacagcagacatgGTTGGAAGAAACCAAACAAAACGagaacacatttatttaactactttttgattgatgatatcgtcagccaaattattataacatcaactGTGATCTACATGCTAAACAACTTTAAACATAATTACACAACACTAAACAACTTAACAAACGaaaggtggcgtcgccaacgcctgactcaccacagTGGACCCCGGCAGACGACCCGCGGTGCTTTGCACTGGGGACAGACAGCGAGAGACAGCCGTTCGCGACAAACGCCACCAAAGAGACTGGCTCAATTCTCTTCTGCCACCAGGGGTTCCCACCGGCGCTACCAATCTAACCATGACGATGATAGCGGTGatcaacgctcgcgaacacaatgccaactaCCGCGCAATACTTGTGACATCGAAATGCGGCTTCTGCGTGAAACATGTGCGCCACGCGGCACAAACAAACTTACAGGAGATGTCAGCACCCCCATAGAGAAAAGACATCTTATGTTCATCAAACCAAGCGTCCTTGCACTGTTTGTGGCGTAGACTGGCACCATGTATAATGAACGGTGAATATTTTGGTAGATGCTTCTACTCTGTAGACGAAGTTTGTGCGATGGTTAGTAGTGATCGCAAATTGTActgcaaataaaaagaaaggaacgtAACACGTATTTGATTGGTGCGTCATTGCAACAAAAACCAGAACAACAACAAGAATGCTGCATTAATTTTACGATTACTTCTCGGTAAAAATATGTGTTTTGTGATTTTGAGACTGTCTAGAAAATCTTTCTGTTTCTTTTCAGGCATATGGGTGCCCCAAGAACTACCGTACGCTGATTTTCATCGTGCTTGCCTGCTCTGTTTGGAACAAATGGCGCTGAATCCAGTGGCACAAACTTCCGGAATCGTTCTATTGGTTGATTACGCCGAGTTCACGGCTGACAAGATCTTGTCCGTGAATGTAGGGCTTGTTAGAAAAGCCCTAGGATATGTACAGGTAAGAAGTGACAATGTTCCTTTAATTTTTGTGGCGCTAGTTGCGAAGCGGCATCTTCACTGCTGGAGCAATGAGCTTCAGCCAATGCGCTGAAACTCAGCAGGTGACTACAGTTCCTATATTCCGCTAACATCAATGGTGCACGAGTTACGTCTTGACGCTCATCTTGCAATATTTTGCTGGTTGTTAGGACCGATTCATCAGCAAGCTCATGAGCCGGCAAATTTTGTTTCATATCTGTACGAAGTATTACGTAGCCTGCTGAAATAacctttgctgccattgcggtgGATGTCATAGTAATGTATAAAAGCATTATTTTTTCTACCCACTGCCATGTAACATAATGTATTTGCACAGGTCACCTTGATCTCGAACGTCTCATATCATTCGCTGTCATAGTCTCAGTACCCAGGGGGCATAGGGGAGGGAAAGAGCAAAGGTCCACGGAACTGAAATTCACTTGCCGTCCTTAAGTAAACGGTAGGAGCCAGTTGTATTGCTTCTGGTGGGTCAACTCAGCTGTTAACTCAACTGGTGAACACGTGAACGAAGGTGGACAAAGTAGGCGATACTCAATGCAAGAGCCATTCGTGATAAGCAGGACcatcttttttagatgcgaagtagcttATTGTCGGGGTTGGTGACCTTATCATGTGCTGTCGTAGACAGCCACGCTAGTACTTGGGGTGCCCACTAGATGGCTCTCCAGTAGAGTGCTGGCTCCACTCGGCGAGTGCTTTGGTTTGAGGGGAAACCACTAGCGGCGCTGCGCtgctcttctctttctctctcatacAGAGCATAGTAGTATGAACGAACACATGCGCATGAACGTAATGGAGACGAGGGCTCGCAAAGCGGCTGCAGCTTAGCAGTGCTGGCAAGACTTCGAGTTGAGAGTGCTTGAAGCTGACGTGAGGAGATGCCAGCGAAGGCAAGCCAACCCGGAGTTGCGAGCTCGCGAAGCCGAAGCGAGACGCCAGCGCCGGCAAGCCGGTCCAGAAGCGGCGAGGGCTCGCGTAGCAGTGGCACGGGAGCATCGGCAAGCAGACCCGTATTTGAGAGCTCGAGAAGCTGAACCGACACGAAAGCGCTGGCAAGCGGACCCGGAAGCATTAGGTCGAAACATGGCAGCTTCGCATACTACTTAGAGATTCCTTTTCAGGGAGATgtgtgcaattttttattgtcTTTTCAGGCTGCCGCAATAGCATAGAAGAATCAGTTATACTACCTTATGCGAACAGTTTTTGAGCTGTAATTCTTGTTGGGCTTCTGCCTGAGAATGACTTCTGGCATACGGCCCACCATTGTCGCGTTCGTAAAATTTTAGCCATTGTGAAATCCAACCAGCTTTTTTCTGGGGTTTCCAGGATGGCATGCCGATGCGATTGAAAGCAGTCCACATTGTAAGACAGTCATATGCTTTCGACATGGTTTTCGCACTCTTCAAACCATTCATCAAGGCAAAAATGGCTGAGCGGGTAAGCAAATACATCAGTTGAAGAATTTTTGTTCATGATTGGTAAATTTTGAGGCTTATGCATTCAAACACATTGTTGATAATCATGGTAAACAAAGTAGACGGATGTTATAGTTAAAAATTTGGTTTCAGAAGTAAACGCAAGAGGCCAGAATAAAGGCAACTGTAGAGTAGAAATATACAGGTTTTAATGAAAACATTAAGAATTAGGCCTAATGCCGATTTTAAAGAAGTTGATCCTCGTTAACTCTTTCATCCTAGTTAATTATTTGTAGCCCCCGCGATTCAGTGGGGCTGCCACCAGAAATGTCATCATGATCATCGCCGGCGGAAAATGACTtttcaagaaaaaataaaacttaAGCGCGTGCAAGTGTTCGCTATTTGAAATAGGAATCCAGTTCACCATGTTATTTATTTTCTATACCCTTCGAAAAGTTACAATTCGAGAATatcaaacatttatttattttgaatcaAAGAACAGAAAACAATTGGAGCCCATTATGATTGATTCTAGGAACTTGTTATTTCAATAGTTCTCCTTTACAAACAGTGCGGTGGTGTAGGGCCACATTATTTGCTCCTTCAGCGAAGCCAACAATGTAGGTATGGACATTCAATGTACTGTCCCCTTGTTTCAACACCTCCGTAACCAAGCTGGTTAAGATGCTGCATAACGTTTGTCATATTGACCTGAAAAACATTAATGGTATTACATACATATGAAACTCGCTATCAATAACAAGCACTCCAGGTATTCGAACATCTCATTTATGGATGAGATTACATACATGTGTCaatcgacacacacacacacacacacacacacacacacacacacacacacacacacacacacacacacacacacacacacacacacacacactcacacacacacacacatattcagGTAAGCTGATGTCTTTTCGAACATTGTTGAAAATTTTGATATTTTATTTATAGTTTAACAGTCGTTTTGTCAAAAGTACCAATACTCGTATTTCAGATTCACAAAATTTCTTAGTTAAGAAACTCTGCTGTATTCGAATACATGTGTTCGCATAGATTCCTGATGTGCTACGAGAACGCATTGCTGTTGCTTCCGCGAAATCCCCTGGTGCATTTCAGTGACTCACAAAAATTTCCTACTTTGATAATCTTCTACGATTGTGTTTTTCTAATAAGTTtcgcttcttctttttcttcaccgAAGTATCGTTTCCATGGTGAAAACTTTGAGAAGCTTCACGAGGAAATACCGCCGAGCGCGCTGCCGGTGGAGTATGCCGGCCAGGGACCACCACTTGACTTTGAGGCGTACTGGAGAACCCTCGACCAGCAAGAAGAATTTTTGGCGCATGAAAACAGCTTTGGTTATGCCAGTGAAAACAAAGATGACATGCTCGCGGAATGTGACACGCCACGTGATTTTAATACGTTTTGACAGGAAGAGCACCGTCAAGGGGACCTCGtaacttttgttttttcattaaataaatgaaataaacttTTAGATATAACACGCTTCGTGTGTGGACTATATCAACATGTATAACGAGAGGTAAATTAGAAATAAAGTGCAATGCAGTATTTGAAAGAGAAAACGCTATTCTACAGTACGTTTTCTTGTCCCATGTAAATTTATTTTACTTATAAAAACCATTCATGCGCTATGCAAAGCACTACTAATAACAGCTACAAACTTTGCCTAGGCACCCATTCTtatgagaataaaaaaaatgtacttGCCACTTTAAGTATTTGCCAGTGTGAACAGGAGCAACTATAACTGTTCAACAAAAGAACACGCCAGGGTAGCTCTCCACACTGGCAAGCAGCAGTAATCTTCAAAGCCTTTGAGATGTAAGACCTCGG is a genomic window containing:
- the LOC119172016 gene encoding alpha-tocopherol transfer protein-like isoform X2 produces the protein MSGIYTKKCVDDVWDSSEGALPYKLQRIAEEELGETSAKRKESLERLSELLEEMEVNSQRDPAFLLRFLRVRKYDVESSLRTIRNYYRSRVISASSYQELLPSKVPPAARNLVMTLPDTDRHGRLILLCRPGIWVPQELPYADFHRACLLCLEQMALNPVAQTSGIVLLVDYAEFTADKILSVNVGLVRKALGYVQDGMPMRLKAVHIVRQSYAFDMVFALFKPFIKAKMAERYRFHGENFEKLHEEIPPSALPVEYAGQGPPLDFEAYWRTLDQQEEFLAHENSFGYASENKDDMLAECDTPRDFNTF
- the LOC119172016 gene encoding alpha-tocopherol transfer protein-like isoform X1, with translation MSGIYTKKCVDDVWDSSEGALPYKLQRIAEEELGETSAKRKESLERLSELLEAEMEVNSQRDPAFLLRFLRVRKYDVESSLRTIRNYYRSRVISASSYQELLPSKVPPAARNLVMTLPDTDRHGRLILLCRPGIWVPQELPYADFHRACLLCLEQMALNPVAQTSGIVLLVDYAEFTADKILSVNVGLVRKALGYVQDGMPMRLKAVHIVRQSYAFDMVFALFKPFIKAKMAERYRFHGENFEKLHEEIPPSALPVEYAGQGPPLDFEAYWRTLDQQEEFLAHENSFGYASENKDDMLAECDTPRDFNTF